In one window of Saccharomyces paradoxus chromosome VII, complete sequence DNA:
- a CDS encoding uncharacterized protein (similar to YGR126W) gives MPVPSVTVTTDNEYEDISSFSSIDSYKPEPFTGFKDSEAPEQPLLKNDTIVGKGQLEDDGNVDDQHRHSDVHSHHSSSTLKRPTSNSIEKMVTHNALEGNSETLDSLKEDGLNLNKKALPDITAPVTNSAHDAAFPEEYRLETETGLVKLKTLETLKREDSRVSSTKREHINDHTDTHSTQSKVTTNSQGSSLEPTKLNMAVEKNKKKIEKYQKHKSEKGIKGFFHRIFD, from the coding sequence ATGCCTGTCCCATCCGTTACTGTCACTACTGATAATGAATATGAAGACATATCGtctttttcctctattGACTCTTACAAACCAGAGCCCTTTACTGGATTTAAAGATTCTGAAGCTCCAGAGCAGCCTCTTTTAAAGAACGATACCATTGTCGGAAAGGGGCAATTGGAGGATGATGGCAATGTAGATGATCAACACCGCCATTCAGATGTGCACTCTCATCACAGTTCCAGTACTTTGAAAAGGCCAACCTCAAATTCGATAGAAAAGATGGTTACACACAATGCTTTAGAGGGCAACTCGGAAACACTGGATTCCTTAAAAGAAGATGGTTTGAACCTGAACAAGAAAGCTCTTCCAGATATTACCGCCCCGGTAACAAACTCAGCCCACGATGCTGCATTTCCAGAAGAATATCGTTTGGAAACTGAGACCGGGTTGGTTAAGTTAAAAACGCTTGAAACTTTGAAAAGGGAGGACTCTCGCGTTTCCTCAACCAAAAGAGAGCATATTAACGACCATACAGATACGCATTCGACACAATCCAAGGTTACTACGAATTCTCAAGGCTCTTCTTTGGAACCAACCAAATTGAACATGGCAGTggagaaaaataagaagaaaattgaaaagtaCCAAAAACATAAATCAGAAAAGGGGATCAAGGGTTTTTTTCATAGAATCTTCGACTAG
- a CDS encoding uncharacterized protein (similar to YGR127W) codes for MCILMATTAHPDYELILISNRDEFLARKTHATCWHNDDFILSPYDLAKTSAEKQIFGTWSGINKEGKLATILNLKIGSERDTTKSRSRGLLPFIFLSNHEANFEDWDSYKKFEGQYDGLKTTGDFNFFYGDVIKKQYKVIDSLGRTFDVLSSTCRKDLDSYMVVSNGKFYNSSGIPEQAWKKVKVARDSLEKLVLENIGSDEEVIISSCFQLASKSSLPSTISNSDFSQMLVDPNVTMNTIYVPPLRRPPGDDLGASIPDGDYYGTRSQIVLLVSKDSTKVTFVERILYSSDEDVRQYSVNAPKEEKRFKFKL; via the coding sequence ATGTGCATTTTAATGGCCACGACGGCACATCCTGACTACGAACTCATCTTGATATCTAACAGAGACGAATTCTTGGCAAGGAAAACACATGCCACATGCTGGCACAACGATGATTTTATCCTTTCACCCTATGATCTGGCCAAAACATCAGCggaaaagcaaatatttgGAACTTGGTCTGGcataaataaagaaggGAAATTAGCCACTATTCTTAATCTAAAGATTGGCAGTGAGCGAGATACTACGAAATCAAGGTCCCGTGGCCTGCTACCATTcatatttttatcaaacCATGAagcaaattttgaagattggGATAGTTACAAAAAGTTTGAGGGTCAATATGATGGGCTGAAGACCACAGGtgattttaattttttctacgGCGATGTTATCAAAAAGCAATATAAAGTTATTGATTCTTTAGGAAGAACTTTTGATGTGTTGAGTTCCACCTGTAGGAAAGATCTTGATTCTTACATGGTTGTCTCTAATGGTAAATTTTACAACAGTTCCGGTATTCCAGAGCAAGCTTGGAAAAAGGTAAAGGTAGCACGTGATAGTTTAGAAAAGTTAGTCCTAGAAAACATTGGATCAGATGAGGAAGTAATAATATCAAGTTGCTTCCAACTCGCCTCGAAGTCCTCCCTACCAAGCactatttcaaattcagaTTTCTCGCAGATGCTCGTGGATCCAAATGTAACCATGAACACCATATACGTACCACCTTTACGAAGACCTCCGGGCGATGATTTAGGTGCCTCAATTCCTGATGGTGACTATTATGGAACTCGCTCTCAAATAGTTCTGCTCGTGAGTAAGGATTCAACGAAGGTTACCTTTGTAGAAAGAATCCTTTATAGTTCGGATGAAGACGTGCGCCAGTATTCGGTAAACGCACCTAAGgaggaaaaaagatttaAGTTCAAATTGTAG
- the UTP8 gene encoding Utp8p (Nucleolar protein required for export of tRNAs from the nucleus~similar to YGR128C): MPSLSQPFRLATLPKIASLSNFSLQADYVQVADSTFNESTNNITLGISGSSISQYIINPTPKLTFDYPIPSTNIITACNAGKGQANIDEDLKVSNDDKDNNEKAINTQTKRNIEIWSFGLMVNKGNYTLNVITKAPEDTTDTPNEHLVENGTDNKAYTGADDFLSQYKIKAKAKVMSIKIDTKNSLIIAILQNGLIEFFDFKLKLLHSFDISYDNLKYAKWFTENGTEYVFVLCPLQDDKVCYKLLELTGCGSVESSPIKELSSTIIEGFSFENSKLCYQFGKLYKLNQGKIYVYSLPHCQLQLIIELPLVDKPSSGNDLISFQPVSVNRVLLTVNNVIYLLDLLHCSTLSQRELTHVRTFQLLKSAVINSEKSHNSKTIAIGISTKNGPNPTSSLEIINIDVGTNTLKDSLGKSFQVGKSDSSVILKPLFDDEDITDKRVKRNDIDEDLSVPVFQYNEIIEKLSALKNNDITSFDDIFFKDLKIKEEHYTEKDRFISDPIFLNKVLDLIFEKFNGNDYPKTLTFLLTHPLFPLNRTRNLLSLLKDQPRLFKQAIVTCPNLPLNELLEELFSIRNRELLLDISFRILQDFTRDSIKQEMKKLSKLDIQNFIEFITTGDEDSSLECFNHSQSTQLFQLLSLVLDSIGLFSLEGTLLENLTLYIDKQVEIAERNTELWNLIDTKGFQYGFASSTFENGTSQKQALPTYTMEYLDI; this comes from the coding sequence ATGCCATCCCTGTCTCAACCATTTAGACTAGCAACCCTTCCAAAAATTGCTTCGTTGagcaatttttctttacagGCAGATTACGTTCAGGTTGCGGATAGCACCTTCAATGAATCCACAAACAACATAACTTTAGGTATTTCCGGATCATCTATATCTCAGTATATTATTAATCCTACACCAAAACTGACATTTGACTACCCAATACCCTCTACGAATATCATCACTGCATGCAATGCTGGGAAAGGCCAAGCCAACATTGACGAAGACTTAAAAGTTAGTAATGACGACAAAgataacaatgaaaagGCTATCAACACccaaacaaaaagaaatattgaaatCTGGTCCTTTGGTTTAATGGTAAATAAGGGTAATTATACGCTGAACGTCATCACTAAGGCGCCAGAAGATACCACTGATACCCCAAATGAGCATCTGGTTGAGAATGGTACTGACAACAAAGCATACACAGGCGCAGACGACTTTTTATCTCAGTACAAGATTAAGGCAAAAGCCAAAGTCATGAGTATCAAAATCGACACCAAGAATAGCTTAATAATTGCCATCTTACAGAATGGTTTGAtcgaattttttgatttcaagtTAAAACTTTTGCATTCATTTGATATCTCTTATGATAACTTAAAATATGCCAAATGGTTCACTGAAAATGGGACTGAATATGTTTTCGTCCTCTGTCCGTTACAGGATGATAAAGTTTGCTATAAATTGCTTGAGCTAACAGGTTGTGGAAGTGTAGAAAGTTCGCCCATAAAAGAATTGTCCTCTACAATCATTGAaggattttcttttgagaaTTCAAAGCTTTGTTACCAATTCGGTAAACTTTACAAATTGAATCAAGGGAAGATATACGTTTACTCCTTACCTCACTGTCAATTACAACTAATTATTGAGCTTCCATTGGTGGACAAACCCAGTTCTGGAAACgatttgatttcttttcaaccTGTTTCAGTAAACAGAGTTCTGCTAACCGTGAATAACGTCATTTACCTATTAGACCTATTGCATTGTTCTACTTTGAGCCAAAGAGAATTGACTCACGTGAGAACATTCCAACTATTAAAATCTGCAGTGATTAATTCAGAGAAATCAcataattcaaaaacaatagCAATCGGTATCTCAACGAAAAATGGTCCAAACCCAACGTCTTCGTTAGAAATAATTAATATCGATGTTGGAACTAATACACTAAAGGACTCATTGGGCAAAAGTTTCCAAGTTGGAAAAAGTGATAGTTCAGTTATTTTAAAACCGCtatttgatgatgaagacatAACTGACAAGAGAGTGAAGCGTAACGACATCGACGAGGATTTAAGCGTTCCAGTCTTCCAATACaatgaaattattgaaaagctTTCTGCTCTCAAAAACAATGATATTACGTCATTTGATGacatctttttcaaagatctgaaaatcaaagaagagCACTACACTGAAAAAGATAGATTCATTTCTGATCCTATATTCTTGAATAAAGTGTTGGAtctaatttttgaaaaatttaacggAAATGATTATCCAAAAACTTTAACGTTTTTACTAACCCACCCACTATTTCCATTGAATCGCACGCGTAACTTGTTATCCCTTTTAAAAGACCAGCCCAGATTATTTAAACAAGCAATTGTTACATGCCCAAACTTGCCATTAAATGAACTACTTGAAGAGTTGTTTTCTATAAGAAACAGAGAGCTATTACTTGACATCTCATTTAGGATTTTGCAGGATTTCACAAGGGACTCTATTAaacaagaaatgaaaaaactaAGCAAATTAGacattcaaaatttcatcgAGTTCATAACAACCGGTGACGAAGACAGCTCACTAGAATGCTTCAACCATAGTCAAAGTACGCAGCTATTCCAACTTTTATCCCTGGTGCTGGATTCTATCGGCCTATTTTCATTGGAGGGTACTCTGTTAGAGAACTTAACCTTATATATCGACAAACAAGTTGAAATTGCTGAAAGAAACACCGAATTGTGGAACTTAATTGATACGAAGGGTTTTCAATATGGGTTTGCTAGCTCAACGTTTGAGAACGGAACTTCTCAGAAGCAGGCCTTACCCACTTACACCATGGAATACTTGGATATATAA
- the SYF2 gene encoding Syf2p (Member of the NineTeen Complex (NTC)~similar to YGR129W), translating to MDFNKLDEKLKELKRKRVNVSIKSRKLADREIQEVGANRKPRVYSMEDVNDADESAENMESSDKEKAFHYTVQEYNAWERRHHQGETGQSQGSGISYDQLAKLSYEKTLRNLAAQKQNSSNQDSFVDKEENKNKPKKGRIDRVQKDTRTGKIRIADDDKLVNKLAVSLESESKKRYESRKRQMENAKSLYGVESFINDKNKQFNEKLSRESKRSE from the coding sequence ATGGACTTCAACAAACTAGACGAGAAGCTAAAAgagttgaaaagaaaaagagtGAATGTATCCATAAAGAGTAGGAAGCTGGCTGACAGAGAGATTCAGGAAGTAGGCGCAAACCGGAAGCCAAGAGTCTACAGTATGGAAGACGTAAATGATGCAGATGAATCAGCAGAAAATATGGAAAGTTccgataaagaaaaagcctTTCATTACACTGTCCAAGAATACAATGCGTGGGAACGGAGGCATCATCAAGGGGAAACTGGACAAAGCCAAGGAAGTGGAATCTCCTACGATCAACTCGCAAAATTAAGTTATGAGAAGACACTGCGCAATCTCGCTGCgcaaaagcaaaattcGAGTAATCAGGACAGTTTCGtcgataaagaagaaaataaaaacaaaccGAAGAAGGGTAGAATCGACAGGGTACAGAAGGACACTAGAACTGGTAAGATAAGAATTGCAGATGATGATAAGTTAGTTAATAAGTTGGCCGTATCTTTGGAATCTGAatcgaagaaaagataCGAGTCAAGGAAAAGGCAAATGGAAAATGCGAAATCACTGTATGGGGTTGAAAGCTTTATCAACgacaaaaataaacaattcAATGAGAAATTGAGCAGGGAATCAAAACGGTCGGAAtaa